A stretch of DNA from Maridesulfovibrio sp.:
GTTTTAAACTGGATTTTACGTGTGCTTTTCTTCGCTTCCGTCTACGCTTCCAGCCGGGCTCACCTTTGTTTTTATTCTTCCTATTCTGCGTAACATAAATGTAACATTTGGGTCATTGCCTTGTAACCCGTGCCGGATATCACATGAACATCCCGCAGTTGCCGGGCGGCGTTAGCATATGTCAGCAGAATCCTGGGCCGGAAGGCTCCGGCCTTTTAATCTATATTGAATGAAACAATTTTATGGAGAGTTTTGCAATGGGGCAAGCTGTTAAAATCGCTTCCAAAAACCTCGATTTTTACTATGGGGACTTCAAGGCGCTTGAAGGCATAGACATGGCTTTTGAAGAAAACAGGGTCACAGCGTTGATCGGGCCTTCCGGGTGCGGAAAAAGTACCTTTCTGCGCTGTCTTAACAGAATGAACGATCTTATCCCCGGAACCAGGGTGGACGGCGCACTTACCCTTGACGATGAAGATATTTACGCACAGGGACTTGATGTTGTCACACTCCGTCGGCGCGTGGGGATGGTTTTTCAGAAGCCGAACCCTTTCCCGAAGTCCATTTTTGAAAATGTCGCATACGGTTTGCGCGTAAACGGCATCAGTGACAAGGAGTTCATTGCCCGTAAGGTTGAGGAAAGCCTCAAGGGCGGCGCTCTTTGGGACGAAGTCAAGGATCGCCTCCATTCATCGGCCCTCGGGCTGTCCGGCGGGCAGCAGCAGCGTCTGTGCATTGCCCGCGCTCTGGCTGTTGAACCGGAAGTGCTGCTCATGGATGAACCTGCTTCGGCTCTGGACCCGATCGCAACCCAGAAGATCGAGGATCTCATTCACGAGCTGAAAGTTAAATTTACCATCATCATAGTTACTCACAGTATGCAGCAGGCAGCGCGAGTATCCGATCAGACTGCTTTTTTCTATATGGGCAGACTGATAGAGGTGGGCAGCACGGAAACAATGTTCACCAAACCCAAAAACAAGCAGACTGAAGATTACATAACCGGACGTTTCGGTTAGCAGGCAGTGCGGAAACGGCAGTCGCCTAGGCTTGGTCCGACTCCGTTTCCAACGTGTCCGTTTTTTATGCGGTCTTTCCAAGACCGGTCTTACCTGCGTAATCTGTTGCAGAGTTGCATTAAAAGCAGACCGGTTGCGCAGGTTTTGGGGTTCGGAATTTGTCTCAGTTGCAGGGACGGAATTTTTAATGTGCTGCTTCTGCACAAAGGAATCAGTTCTTCGGGATGCTGGGGAAGTAACCTGAAGTCGGGCTGAGCGTGGTTTTGGCTTTATATCGTTTGTTGTGGGGAAAGCCGGCCTGCAGCATGCTGATCCGCTTTGCGATGTTGCGGATCAATACCCGACTCCGGGTAGGGCATGTCCGGGCTGGAAAACGGTAACGGTTTTTGTTTCAGGAGATTGAATAACATGGAGCATCGCGCTCACTTTACTAAAAAAATGGACGACCTGAAGGTTCAGGTCCTGCGTATGTCCAGCATGGCTGAAACGGCCATGCACAACGCCGTCAAGGCCCTGGGCGATTGCAATGCAGAGCTGGCTGAGGATGTCATAATGAATGACATCAAGATCAACGAGCTTGAATGCGAGCTTGATAAATTCAACATCGAACTGCTCGCTCTGGACCAGCCCATGGCCAGAGACCTCCGGTTTATTGTCGGCTCCATGCGCATCAGCAGCAACCTTGAACGTATCGGCGACGAAGCGGTGAACCTTGCGCACAGGGCCGTCTTTCTGAGCACCCGGCCTCCTTTGCCTTTCAATCAGCTGCTGGAGAAGATGTCCAACGTTACCCGCGAGATGGTCAGCATGGCGGTCAAATCATTTGCGGACGAAGATCATGACCTGGCATCAAAGGTTTGCGGAATGGATAATGAAGCGGACAGCCTGAACCTGCGTATTCTCAAGGGATTGATCGAAAACATGGTGACGGAAACCAGAATAGTAGAGCGCGGTGTGCACCTCATCATGTCCGCCAATCATCTGGAGCGTATCGCTGATCAGGCTACCAATATTGCCGAATCGGTTATTTTCATCACTCAGGGCGTTAATATTAAGCATCAATGCCGTGGTTAATCTCTTTTCAGCAGACAGTCTTTCGAAAGCCGGACCGGTTCCGGCTTTTTTTGCGTCCCGCGTTCGGGAGAGAGCAGCCGGTCTGGGAGTGGGGGAGTTAATTGGGTTTACACGAATGCTTTTTTAGGATAGAAGCAATTCTCTTAATCTCAAGCTGATAATCAGTTGCGAAAAACCGCAGGTTTTGCGGTGCAACCGAGTGCCTGAGATATCCCCGTAACGGGCATTAGGGAATGATGCGGCCGCTTTAAGGCCAACGGACAGTCCGGGCTTCGGCTGCCTCGGAACGCATGACCGGGTTGAATCCAGTGCATCACTCCCACGAAATATATGCCGAAATTTTGTCCGAGGTCATCGTTGTTGGAGGTAACCCATGGAAAACAATGAAAACATGAACGCCGAAATGGAAATGGACTTCGAGGCAGCCCTCGAAGATTACCTTAATGCCGATTTCGGAAATCTGGACGAAGGAAGCATCGTTTCCGGTGAAGTTGTTAAAGTTGACAAGGACTTCGTTCTTATCGACGTAAACTTCAAGTCCGAAGGCCAGATCGCAGTATCCGAATTCACGGATGCTGACGGTAATTTGACCGTGAAGGTCG
This window harbors:
- the pstB gene encoding phosphate ABC transporter ATP-binding protein PstB is translated as MGQAVKIASKNLDFYYGDFKALEGIDMAFEENRVTALIGPSGCGKSTFLRCLNRMNDLIPGTRVDGALTLDDEDIYAQGLDVVTLRRRVGMVFQKPNPFPKSIFENVAYGLRVNGISDKEFIARKVEESLKGGALWDEVKDRLHSSALGLSGGQQQRLCIARALAVEPEVLLMDEPASALDPIATQKIEDLIHELKVKFTIIIVTHSMQQAARVSDQTAFFYMGRLIEVGSTETMFTKPKNKQTEDYITGRFG
- the phoU gene encoding phosphate signaling complex protein PhoU yields the protein MEHRAHFTKKMDDLKVQVLRMSSMAETAMHNAVKALGDCNAELAEDVIMNDIKINELECELDKFNIELLALDQPMARDLRFIVGSMRISSNLERIGDEAVNLAHRAVFLSTRPPLPFNQLLEKMSNVTREMVSMAVKSFADEDHDLASKVCGMDNEADSLNLRILKGLIENMVTETRIVERGVHLIMSANHLERIADQATNIAESVIFITQGVNIKHQCRG